One genomic window of Polyangium aurulentum includes the following:
- a CDS encoding isochorismatase family protein, with protein MELLLAGTPDRALDALVAASPEDRADLRALRDELFLVAHAAPAVSPPPRLRARLLASRPRPRRPKRPVFVVLDMINDYLTPGGPLEVPRARDVVPALKRRIGEAREKGVPIIYVCDTHAPGDPELDVWPSHAIEGTRGPEVWPEIAPEKGDHVIPKRTYSAFTGSTFGALLDDLGADEIILTGCATEIGIFATAKDALERGFVVTVPPDCQAGMSALAEQVTLTTMSALAPFEPRYLRPAS; from the coding sequence TTGGAGTTGCTCCTCGCGGGCACACCCGACCGGGCTCTCGATGCGCTCGTCGCCGCATCGCCCGAGGACCGCGCAGATCTGCGCGCGCTGCGAGACGAGCTGTTCCTCGTGGCGCACGCAGCGCCCGCCGTGAGCCCTCCGCCGCGGCTGCGCGCGCGCCTGCTCGCCTCGCGCCCGCGCCCGCGTCGCCCCAAGCGGCCCGTCTTCGTCGTGCTCGACATGATCAACGACTACCTCACGCCCGGCGGCCCGCTCGAGGTGCCCCGCGCGCGCGACGTGGTCCCCGCGCTCAAGCGGCGCATCGGCGAGGCGCGCGAAAAAGGCGTGCCGATCATCTACGTCTGCGACACGCACGCGCCCGGCGATCCCGAGCTCGACGTGTGGCCGAGCCACGCCATCGAGGGCACGCGCGGCCCCGAGGTCTGGCCCGAGATCGCGCCCGAGAAGGGCGATCACGTGATCCCCAAGCGCACCTACAGCGCCTTCACCGGCTCGACCTTCGGCGCGCTGCTCGACGACCTCGGCGCCGACGAGATCATCCTGACCGGGTGCGCCACCGAGATCGGCATCTTCGCGACCGCGAAGGACGCGCTCGAGCGTGGGTTTGTCGTGACCGTGCCGCCGGACTGCCAGGCCGGGATGAGCGCGCTCGCCGAGCAGGTGACCCTCACGACCATGAGCGCGCTCGCGCCGTTCGAGCCGCGTTACCTGCGCCCGGCGTCCTGA
- a CDS encoding L-threonylcarbamoyladenylate synthase produces the protein MRTEILPYEPSAVARAAALIEAGRLVAFPTETVYGLGARADQSSAVAGIFRAKGRAATNPLIVHVESVVEARALAKSFPPDAERLAAAFWPGPLTLVVHRRNDAVADEVAAYGPTVAIRVPAAPVARALLAACRLPIAAPSANRSTTISPTTAAHVVKTLGGRIDLVLDGGPCRHGIESTIVDVTRGPAVLLRPGAISLDALRRHVDLVDPGAVTVTEGERAPSPGTSARHYAPAASLSIVPPDAVAAEVLRLRGEGVRAGAIELSPGSGLEPPAVVLPPSPDGFAAALYAALHRLEDAGCSAIVVAAPPDESAWAAVRDRLRRAAVPAEADA, from the coding sequence GTGCGAACCGAAATCCTGCCCTACGAGCCATCCGCCGTCGCGCGCGCTGCCGCGCTGATCGAAGCCGGTCGCCTCGTCGCGTTTCCGACCGAGACCGTCTACGGGCTCGGCGCGCGGGCCGATCAGTCGAGCGCAGTCGCGGGCATCTTCCGCGCGAAGGGGCGTGCCGCGACGAACCCGCTCATCGTCCACGTCGAGAGCGTCGTCGAGGCGCGCGCGCTCGCAAAGAGCTTCCCGCCGGACGCCGAGCGCCTCGCCGCCGCGTTCTGGCCGGGGCCGCTCACGCTGGTCGTCCACCGGCGCAACGACGCCGTCGCCGACGAGGTCGCCGCGTACGGACCCACGGTCGCGATCCGCGTCCCCGCCGCGCCCGTCGCGCGCGCGCTGCTCGCGGCGTGCCGCCTCCCGATCGCCGCGCCGAGCGCGAACCGCTCGACCACCATCTCGCCGACGACGGCCGCGCACGTCGTGAAGACGCTGGGCGGCCGCATCGATCTCGTGCTCGATGGAGGCCCGTGCCGCCACGGCATCGAGTCCACCATCGTCGACGTCACCAGGGGCCCCGCCGTGCTGCTCAGGCCCGGAGCGATCTCGCTCGACGCGCTCCGGCGTCACGTCGATCTCGTCGACCCGGGCGCCGTCACCGTGACCGAGGGCGAACGCGCGCCTTCGCCAGGCACCTCCGCGCGGCACTACGCGCCCGCGGCGTCGCTGTCGATCGTGCCGCCCGATGCCGTCGCCGCCGAGGTCCTTCGCCTTCGCGGCGAGGGCGTGCGTGCGGGCGCCATCGAGCTCTCGCCCGGCTCCGGGCTCGAGCCTCCCGCCGTCGTCTTGCCCCCGAGCCCCGACGGCTTCGCGGCCGCGCTCTACGCCGCGCTCCACCGCCTCGAGGACGCGGGCTGCAGCGCCATCGTCGTCGCCGCGCCGCCCGACGAGTCCGCATGGGCCGCGGTCCGCGACAGGCTCCGCCGCGCCGCCGTACCGGCCGAGGCGGACGCGTAA
- a CDS encoding YcbK family protein, producing the protein MTTPQGRVNRGEGRRAERGRARPGRFASLIALGLAAATLAPSAPAAASLLDEPPKLYTFKLDDPSAPRLGLLRSFHNAEIERPGPMRGYLWGKFGQWRNDPWWQLAWRPSHAEMEGDMLADEPRDGELEAMRVALLDDEQMQADVPLFGFAPRRPGGLLRIEPDVVPAWSGLDPSRAHAFFASTGRSFVSNGFDSLWAPPQKPVRDWRCRRRPAVFVRYSGERDVFPLVRCDGSVEPDALDRLSLMARPPEAPRPGELLPDEPDPEAAQRGEWVPDVRLVHPRLLWLLQKVADAFPWRSIYIYSGYRPGAIVAGTSHQSMHAAARAMDIQVHGVPNATLLQFCRKLEDVGCGFYPNSKFVHVDVRRPGTGHALWIDASGPGEPPRYVDSWPGVIESGGMVWGASRLPPGSSTPAPPRLGGPP; encoded by the coding sequence ATGACGACACCGCAGGGCCGCGTGAATCGAGGGGAGGGGCGTCGCGCCGAGAGAGGTCGCGCGCGGCCTGGGCGCTTCGCTTCCCTGATCGCGCTAGGGCTCGCCGCCGCCACGCTCGCCCCGAGCGCGCCCGCAGCCGCGAGCCTGCTCGACGAGCCGCCGAAGCTCTACACCTTCAAGCTCGACGATCCGTCAGCGCCGCGCCTCGGCCTCTTGCGCTCGTTCCACAACGCCGAGATCGAGCGGCCCGGCCCGATGCGTGGCTACCTCTGGGGCAAGTTCGGCCAGTGGCGCAACGACCCGTGGTGGCAGCTCGCGTGGCGGCCTTCGCACGCCGAGATGGAAGGCGACATGCTCGCCGATGAGCCTCGCGACGGCGAGCTCGAGGCCATGCGCGTCGCGCTGCTCGACGACGAGCAGATGCAGGCCGACGTGCCCCTCTTCGGCTTCGCGCCGCGCCGTCCGGGAGGGCTCTTGCGCATCGAGCCCGACGTCGTTCCCGCGTGGAGCGGCCTCGACCCGAGCCGCGCGCACGCGTTCTTCGCGTCCACCGGGCGCAGCTTCGTCTCCAACGGCTTCGACTCGCTCTGGGCCCCGCCGCAGAAGCCCGTGCGCGACTGGAGATGCCGCCGCCGCCCCGCGGTCTTCGTCCGCTACTCCGGCGAGCGCGACGTCTTTCCCCTCGTTCGCTGCGACGGATCGGTCGAGCCCGACGCGCTCGATCGCCTCTCGCTCATGGCGCGCCCGCCCGAGGCTCCACGCCCGGGCGAGCTGCTCCCCGACGAGCCCGATCCCGAGGCCGCGCAGCGCGGCGAGTGGGTCCCCGACGTGCGCCTCGTGCACCCGCGCCTCTTGTGGCTCCTGCAGAAGGTCGCCGACGCCTTCCCCTGGCGCTCGATCTACATCTACAGCGGCTACCGGCCCGGCGCGATCGTCGCGGGGACGTCGCACCAGAGCATGCACGCGGCCGCGCGCGCGATGGACATCCAGGTCCACGGCGTGCCGAACGCGACGCTCTTGCAGTTCTGTCGCAAGCTCGAGGACGTCGGCTGCGGCTTCTACCCCAACAGCAAGTTCGTTCACGTCGACGTGCGCCGTCCCGGCACCGGGCATGCGCTGTGGATTGACGCTTCTGGTCCGGGCGAGCCGCCGCGCTACGTGGATTCCTGGCCGGGCGTGATCGAGAGCGGCGGCATGGTGTGGGGCGCGTCGCGCTTGCCGCCCGGGTCGTCCACGCCTGCGCCTCCGCGCCTCGGCGGCCCTCCCTGA